One Penicillium oxalicum strain HP7-1 chromosome III, whole genome shotgun sequence genomic region harbors:
- a CDS encoding COP9 signalosome complex subunit 8, giving the protein MELPPLTLNQLSTVAASNLPPSQLYEVLSRYEIEAALLASVSTNAGSGGEHNELLSVFYSSFFFAHLLTNQLSEARALTQRVPDALRNSDTSTQNCLTLLRALWQTQHGQVYQILREIPWPQAIRPLIRRFDGFFQDETLIAVSKSYEAIRPDVAASYLGLDPQALESGESSVISKFTSCGWKWDSTAKLLFPSPIVVQTEAQHSTNAFFDTMALLGKRD; this is encoded by the exons ATGGAGCTTCCTCCTCTCACACTGAACCAGCTTTCGACTGTGGCTGCGTCCAACCTTCCACCGTCACAGCTTTATGAAGTTTTGTCACGATATGAAATCGAGGCGGCTCTGCTGGCTTCTGTCTCAACAAATGCCGGGTCAGGAGGGGAACACAATGAACTATTGAGCGTGTTTTATTcaagcttcttcttcgctcaCCTTCTCACGAATCAGCT CTCCGAAGCTCGCGCCTTGACGCAAAGAGTGCCAGACGCCCTTCGAAACTCAGACACGTCAACTCAGAATTGCCTGACGCTCCTTCGAGCCTTGTGGCAAACTCAACATGGCCAAGTGTATCAGATTCTCCGAGAGATCCCCTGGCCGCAAGCGATACGACCACTAATCCGGAGATTTGACG GTTTCTTCCAAGACGAAACGTTAATCGCGGTCAGTAAATCCTACGAAGCTATCAGACCTGATGTCGCAGCAAGCTACCTTGGTCTGGATCCACAAGCGCTAGAGAGTGGGGAGTCTTCGGTGATTAGCAAGTTCACCAGCTGCGGTTGGAAATGGGACTCGACAGCGAAGCTACtattcccctcccccatcgTCGTGCAGACCGAGGCTCAACACTCGACCAACGCCTTCTTCGACACGATGGCCTTGCTAGGCAAACGCGACTAG